A window of Mucilaginibacter sp. PAMC 26640 contains these coding sequences:
- a CDS encoding alpha-mannosidase: MRNKFIPGAALLAILIAGCSVKRESVSKYVDPNIGTAHSRWFFYTPAAVPYGMAKLAPSTNGHYGNPSGWEAVGYDTRQNSIEGFVHFHEWQVGGVSYMPTTGELRVRPGDLEGRESGYRSKFDRKNQVAEPGYYKVLLDDYKITAELTATKRVGFQRYTFPKNNLSHIILDIGNKQGESSDVIDASVKMLDDTHFEGFVSTYPKYVNIYDPQGKVNMYFYGELSKKPLSVDAFVGEAVKADTTVAIGKGAGLVLNYQTSDNEVVVVKTGLSYTSNANAKANFIAEATGLSFDQARINAQKTWEQQLGKIRVEGSDIQNKTKFYTGLFHALLGRGIASDVNGDYPKHGGQTGQLPAQTDKNLKAEFINTDAIWGGFWNITQLWSLSYPEWYGSFVNTQLQIYKDKGWFSDGVANSEYVSGVGTNFVALAVAGAYNVGIRNYDVKLAYEAVKANELNSKNRPVGSGKLDTKAFVERGFVPYFDQTGRDFVTDSTGSNFAGSHTLEYSYSAFAAAQMAKAMDKTEDYQQLIKLSNGWRQIFNPKNKLMQPKRANGTFIDKFDPYQPWRGYQEGNAVQYTFYVPQNPAGLIDAIGKDNFNKRLDSIFTVSEKLGFGGGKTIDAFAGINSIYNHGNQPNLHISWLFNFSGKPWLTQKWTRLIGQEFYGTEPIHGYGYGQDEDQGQLGSWYVINALGLFDVKGFTDLRPIIELGSPLFDKALITLGNGKKLTIETNNNSKENVYIQSAEFNGVPLNNCWLYRDEIIKGGKLKFLMGNQPNKNWGTKTPPPSAQ, from the coding sequence ATGAGAAATAAGTTTATCCCCGGTGCTGCTTTGCTAGCCATTTTAATTGCAGGCTGCAGTGTTAAGCGGGAATCTGTATCCAAATACGTTGATCCAAATATCGGTACTGCACATAGCAGATGGTTTTTTTATACGCCCGCTGCCGTGCCTTACGGTATGGCAAAACTGGCACCATCCACAAACGGGCACTATGGAAATCCCTCTGGTTGGGAAGCGGTAGGATATGACACCCGACAAAACTCTATAGAGGGTTTTGTTCATTTCCATGAGTGGCAGGTTGGTGGCGTAAGTTATATGCCAACAACTGGCGAGCTACGCGTCCGCCCGGGTGATCTGGAAGGCAGGGAATCTGGCTATCGTTCCAAGTTCGATCGGAAAAATCAGGTTGCAGAGCCGGGATATTACAAAGTACTGCTTGATGATTATAAAATAACAGCAGAACTTACCGCAACAAAGCGCGTCGGTTTCCAGCGTTACACCTTTCCTAAAAATAACCTGTCGCATATTATATTGGATATAGGAAACAAACAAGGGGAAAGTAGCGACGTAATTGATGCATCGGTAAAAATGCTGGATGATACCCACTTTGAAGGGTTTGTAAGCACTTATCCTAAATACGTAAACATTTATGATCCGCAAGGGAAAGTGAATATGTATTTCTACGGTGAGTTGAGCAAGAAGCCCTTAAGTGTTGATGCTTTTGTGGGCGAGGCCGTAAAAGCGGATACTACCGTTGCGATTGGCAAAGGGGCTGGACTGGTACTCAATTATCAAACATCTGATAACGAAGTAGTTGTTGTTAAAACAGGGTTGTCCTACACTTCAAATGCTAATGCAAAAGCAAATTTTATAGCGGAAGCGACAGGCCTTTCATTCGACCAGGCGCGAATAAATGCGCAAAAAACCTGGGAGCAGCAATTAGGTAAAATTAGAGTGGAGGGCAGCGATATCCAAAACAAAACCAAATTTTATACGGGGCTTTTTCATGCGCTTTTGGGCAGGGGCATAGCCAGCGATGTAAATGGCGACTATCCTAAACATGGCGGACAAACAGGCCAGTTACCAGCACAAACAGATAAAAACCTGAAAGCCGAATTCATCAACACAGACGCCATTTGGGGAGGTTTCTGGAATATCACGCAGCTATGGTCACTGTCATATCCGGAATGGTACGGTAGCTTTGTAAATACACAATTGCAGATTTACAAAGACAAAGGATGGTTCAGTGATGGAGTGGCCAATAGTGAATATGTATCCGGGGTAGGTACCAACTTTGTGGCGCTCGCGGTGGCCGGTGCATATAATGTGGGCATTCGTAATTACGATGTAAAACTTGCTTATGAGGCTGTCAAAGCCAACGAGCTTAATTCTAAAAATCGCCCGGTTGGATCTGGTAAATTGGATACTAAGGCTTTTGTAGAACGTGGTTTTGTGCCATACTTTGACCAAACCGGAAGAGATTTTGTGACTGATTCCACCGGATCTAACTTTGCAGGTTCACACACATTAGAGTATAGCTACAGTGCCTTTGCAGCAGCTCAAATGGCTAAAGCGATGGATAAAACTGAAGACTATCAACAATTGATCAAATTATCAAACGGCTGGCGACAAATCTTCAATCCAAAGAATAAACTGATGCAGCCAAAAAGGGCAAACGGCACCTTTATCGACAAGTTTGACCCTTATCAGCCTTGGCGGGGATATCAGGAAGGGAACGCGGTACAATACACCTTCTATGTGCCTCAAAACCCGGCCGGGTTAATAGATGCTATAGGGAAGGATAACTTTAATAAACGGTTGGACAGCATCTTTACGGTTTCAGAGAAACTTGGCTTTGGTGGTGGCAAAACTATTGATGCCTTCGCCGGGATCAACTCTATTTACAACCATGGTAATCAGCCCAACCTGCATATTAGCTGGTTATTCAATTTCTCGGGTAAGCCCTGGTTAACTCAAAAGTGGACAAGGCTTATTGGCCAGGAGTTTTATGGTACCGAACCCATACATGGCTATGGTTACGGGCAGGACGAAGACCAGGGGCAACTTGGCTCGTGGTATGTAATAAACGCGTTAGGTTTGTTTGATGTGAAAGGATTTACAGACTTGCGCCCAATAATTGAATTGGGGAGCCCACTATTTGATAAGGCTCTGATTACCTTGGGTAACGGCAAAAAGCTAACAATAGAAACCAACAACAACAGTAAGGAAAATGTGTATATCCAGTCAGCCGAATTTAACGGTGTGCCATTGAATAATTGCTGGCTCTACCGCGATGAAATAATTAAAGGTGGTAAGTTAAAATTTCTAATGGGCAATCAGCCAAACAAAAATTGGGGTACAAAAACACCTCCGCCATCGGCACAGTAA
- a CDS encoding hydrolase: protein MNLINCKSLALVVAGILVAGCFQKSSAQLKKNSAVYRQRAESMYANIWRLYRVPKQNGLFSENYPSNKKDTLNYFQGEGVKEKEVSFLWPFSGVFSATNVLMRMPALKAKYKPYQDSLVMGIEQYRDTVRQPAGYQAYPVKFEKADRYYDDNGLVGIDYMESYFNTKNPLYLQRAKGVFKFILSGWNNDAGGGVTWLEGHKDQKPACTNGMATLTALKIYKGCKDKYYLEQGKKFYQWMYQTLRDSTTGVVTNDVKLDGKQNRTFWTYNTGSLLEAAVMLYQFTGEKQYLQQAKLLAADSYNYFTAVPHDKNLIHHIDLPWFVAVLFRGYEALYKVDGNYKYVSAIEHDLNYAWVNAKDKYSLTTHSWLPKPDELNKSKWLLDEACVAELYARLSILNLE, encoded by the coding sequence ATGAATTTAATAAATTGTAAATCGTTGGCTTTAGTTGTGGCAGGCATTCTTGTTGCCGGCTGTTTTCAAAAATCATCCGCGCAGCTAAAAAAAAATTCGGCGGTATACCGGCAACGTGCGGAAAGTATGTATGCTAATATTTGGAGGCTCTACCGTGTTCCAAAACAAAATGGACTTTTTTCGGAAAACTATCCATCCAATAAAAAGGATACCCTCAATTATTTTCAGGGTGAAGGCGTAAAAGAGAAAGAAGTAAGCTTCTTATGGCCGTTCTCCGGCGTCTTTTCTGCAACAAATGTGCTGATGAGGATGCCGGCATTAAAAGCTAAATATAAACCTTATCAGGATAGTTTGGTGATGGGGATAGAGCAGTATCGGGATACGGTACGGCAGCCGGCTGGCTATCAGGCCTACCCGGTTAAATTTGAGAAAGCCGACCGTTATTATGACGATAATGGCCTTGTAGGTATTGACTATATGGAATCCTATTTCAATACTAAAAATCCCTTATACCTTCAAAGGGCAAAGGGGGTTTTTAAGTTTATTTTAAGCGGGTGGAATAATGACGCTGGCGGCGGCGTAACCTGGTTAGAAGGACATAAGGATCAAAAGCCTGCTTGTACAAATGGAATGGCTACTTTAACCGCGTTGAAAATATATAAAGGATGCAAGGATAAATATTACCTGGAACAGGGCAAAAAGTTCTATCAATGGATGTACCAAACGCTTCGCGACAGCACTACAGGTGTAGTTACTAATGATGTAAAGCTTGACGGGAAACAAAACCGCACATTCTGGACCTATAACACCGGCTCCCTGTTAGAAGCTGCAGTAATGCTTTACCAGTTTACCGGCGAGAAACAATACCTGCAGCAAGCTAAACTACTGGCAGCTGATAGTTATAACTATTTTACTGCTGTTCCGCACGATAAAAACTTAATTCACCATATAGATCTGCCCTGGTTTGTCGCTGTATTATTTAGAGGATATGAAGCATTATATAAAGTTGATGGCAATTATAAATATGTATCGGCTATCGAACATGATCTTAATTATGCCTGGGTAAATGCGAAAGATAAATATAGTTTAACAACCCACAGTTGGTTGCCAAAGCCCGATGAATTAAACAAATCCAAATGGCTGTTGGACGAAGCTTGCGTGGCGGAACTTTATGCACGGTTAAGCATATTGAACTTAGAGTAA
- a CDS encoding esterase encodes MKRKSLAILIAVMLTSVICYSQNSQPAVLEDFKPSVVNQPGQEYPQVNSQGYVRFRIMAPKADSIKVSLGLGGRGGTKLAKGADGAFTGTTEGPMDEGFHYYHLTIDGGVFNDPGALNFYGSTRWESGVEIPAHDQDFYALKDVPHGNVQQVLFPSKSTGMACRAFVYTPPGYGADNSQRYPVLYLQHGWGEDETAWSNQGHANLIMDNLIAGAKIKPFIIVMTYGMTNEVKFGGIRNFKIEPFQTVLTDELIPYIDLNFRTIAEKGQRAMAGLSMGGMETHTITLNKPDTFDYYALLSGGVYSPAELNGKAKPKLIFISCGSKENPSGVNKAVAALKEAGYNSVSFISENTAHEFLTWRRSLQELAPLLFKK; translated from the coding sequence ATGAAACGAAAAAGTTTAGCTATTTTAATAGCAGTCATGTTAACAAGCGTTATTTGTTATTCCCAAAACAGCCAGCCCGCAGTATTGGAAGATTTCAAACCCTCTGTAGTGAACCAACCAGGGCAAGAATACCCGCAAGTCAATTCTCAGGGCTACGTCCGTTTTCGTATCATGGCACCGAAGGCCGACAGCATTAAAGTTAGTCTTGGACTTGGCGGGAGGGGCGGCACTAAACTTGCTAAAGGTGCTGATGGCGCATTCACCGGCACTACAGAGGGGCCGATGGATGAAGGCTTTCATTATTATCACTTGACTATTGATGGAGGTGTGTTCAATGACCCGGGGGCATTAAATTTTTACGGCTCTACACGCTGGGAAAGCGGTGTAGAAATCCCAGCTCATGATCAGGATTTTTACGCCTTAAAAGATGTACCACATGGCAACGTACAGCAAGTGCTTTTTCCATCTAAAAGCACAGGTATGGCGTGCAGGGCATTTGTTTACACCCCGCCGGGTTACGGGGCCGATAATTCTCAACGCTACCCGGTATTATACCTGCAACATGGTTGGGGAGAAGATGAAACCGCATGGAGCAACCAGGGCCATGCTAATTTAATTATGGATAATCTAATTGCCGGAGCCAAAATAAAACCGTTTATTATTGTAATGACTTACGGGATGACCAACGAGGTAAAGTTCGGGGGGATCAGAAACTTTAAGATCGAACCTTTTCAGACTGTTCTAACAGATGAACTGATCCCTTACATAGATCTTAATTTCCGTACGATTGCCGAAAAAGGGCAACGTGCAATGGCGGGCCTATCAATGGGCGGAATGGAAACACATACGATAACACTTAACAAACCCGATACTTTTGACTACTATGCACTGCTAAGCGGCGGAGTTTATTCACCGGCCGAACTTAACGGAAAAGCAAAACCCAAATTAATTTTTATAAGCTGCGGCAGCAAGGAGAACCCATCTGGTGTAAATAAGGCCGTAGCTGCGCTAAAAGAAGCGGGCTACAATTCAGTTTCTTTTATTTCCGAAAACACGGCTCATGAGTTTTTAACCTGGCGCAGAAGCCTGCAAGAACTTGCTCCACTGTTATTTAAAAAATAA
- a CDS encoding alpha-N-arabinofuranosidase, whose amino-acid sequence MKKACTTLSLCVFLFTATKLIAQNPKLTLQLSKPGVTVSKQLYGLMTEEINHSYDGGVYAELLRNRIFKDNAKSPEAWNLVQEGKAGSSIHLVAGDPDNVSMDQRGHAINSALTTCLKLVVETDGGRAGIANDGYWGIPVKPNTVYQASFYIKGLGSTPPRRRPDGSASSSDAPFIENNTAGPITVSIESSDGKTVYASGEVALQKSNYWKKYQLQLRTASNVKPTADARFVISTNRKGIYYFNLVSLFPPTYNNRINGNRIDIMKLLADMKPAFLRFPGGNFLEGPKLTDAFPWKTTLGPLESRPGHKGSWGYRATDGMGLLEFLEWCEDINMEPLLAVYAGYSLDGDHVDAGPLLKPYIDDALNEIEYITGDTHTYWGARRAADGHPAPFKLRYVEIGNEDGFDASGSYDGRYAQFNDAIKAKYPAFQCIATIGGRDFLGVRGKLTIRKPEIVDEHYYRNAWEMEEDAAHYDNYDRKGFKVFVGEWATREGAPTTNLNAALGDAAWMTGMERNSDLVIMSCYAPLFVNVNKATSTISKAWQWDSDLIGYNALTSFGSPSYYVQKIFNNYIGNRVVPLTSTNIPTQTRSATKRDSAANKKPPTIPAMFFVATNDTKTGKIFLKVVNVTGKPQQVDIELNGAVKVSPNGTLVVVKGDKPEDTNTIDDPAKIVPTTSVVNGISKKFTKTFAPYSINILQINTTK is encoded by the coding sequence ATGAAGAAGGCATGTACCACGTTAAGCTTATGCGTTTTTTTGTTTACCGCAACAAAGTTAATAGCGCAAAATCCTAAATTAACACTTCAATTAAGCAAGCCAGGTGTTACTGTTAGCAAGCAATTATATGGGCTGATGACAGAGGAGATCAACCATTCTTATGATGGTGGCGTGTATGCGGAATTGCTAAGGAACCGAATATTTAAAGATAACGCAAAAAGTCCGGAAGCCTGGAACCTTGTTCAGGAAGGGAAGGCCGGGAGCTCCATACATTTGGTTGCCGGAGATCCTGACAACGTCTCGATGGATCAGCGGGGGCACGCCATCAACAGTGCACTGACAACTTGTTTAAAACTGGTTGTTGAAACGGATGGGGGCAGGGCGGGCATTGCCAACGATGGCTATTGGGGAATACCTGTGAAACCGAATACCGTTTACCAGGCCTCGTTTTATATTAAAGGTTTAGGCAGTACGCCTCCCCGTCGCCGTCCGGATGGCTCAGCCTCAAGTTCTGACGCTCCTTTTATCGAAAACAATACAGCCGGGCCAATAACCGTAAGTATAGAAAGCAGCGATGGTAAAACCGTTTACGCTTCCGGAGAGGTTGCCTTGCAAAAAAGTAATTATTGGAAAAAGTATCAATTGCAGTTACGTACGGCATCTAATGTTAAGCCCACAGCAGATGCCCGCTTTGTAATTTCTACCAACCGTAAGGGGATTTACTACTTTAATCTGGTATCACTATTCCCACCTACTTATAACAATAGGATTAATGGTAACAGGATAGATATTATGAAGTTATTGGCCGATATGAAACCGGCTTTTTTAAGATTTCCGGGTGGTAATTTCCTGGAAGGGCCAAAGTTAACAGACGCTTTTCCATGGAAAACAACTTTAGGGCCTCTTGAAAGCCGGCCGGGCCATAAAGGTTCATGGGGTTACCGTGCAACCGACGGAATGGGTTTACTTGAGTTTTTAGAATGGTGTGAAGACATAAATATGGAACCTTTATTGGCCGTGTATGCAGGTTATTCGCTCGATGGCGACCATGTGGATGCGGGGCCGTTATTGAAGCCATATATTGACGATGCTTTAAATGAAATTGAATATATTACGGGAGATACGCACACTTATTGGGGTGCCAGGCGAGCTGCTGACGGCCACCCTGCTCCATTTAAATTGCGGTACGTAGAAATCGGGAATGAAGATGGTTTTGACGCATCGGGAAGCTATGATGGGCGTTACGCGCAGTTTAATGACGCTATTAAAGCCAAATATCCGGCTTTCCAGTGTATTGCAACTATTGGAGGTAGGGATTTTCTGGGCGTTCGCGGTAAATTAACTATACGCAAGCCCGAAATTGTTGACGAGCATTATTATCGTAACGCCTGGGAAATGGAGGAGGATGCCGCCCATTATGATAATTACGACAGGAAAGGTTTTAAAGTATTTGTTGGCGAATGGGCAACAAGAGAAGGTGCACCTACAACTAACCTGAATGCAGCCCTCGGCGACGCCGCATGGATGACAGGTATGGAACGTAATTCTGACCTGGTTATCATGTCGTGTTACGCGCCGCTATTTGTAAATGTTAATAAGGCTACTTCAACCATATCAAAGGCCTGGCAGTGGGATTCAGACTTGATCGGGTACAATGCGCTAACAAGTTTTGGTTCCCCGTCTTATTATGTGCAAAAAATATTTAACAACTATATAGGCAATAGGGTTGTACCCTTAACTAGCACCAATATCCCCACCCAAACCAGGTCTGCAACGAAAAGAGACAGTGCGGCTAACAAAAAGCCACCAACCATACCAGCCATGTTTTTTGTAGCCACTAATGACACAAAAACGGGTAAGATATTTTTGAAGGTGGTAAATGTTACCGGTAAACCGCAGCAGGTTGATATTGAACTAAACGGAGCTGTTAAAGTGTCCCCGAATGGCACACTTGTCGTAGTAAAAGGCGATAAACCTGAAGATACGAATACCATTGACGATCCTGCGAAGATAGTTCCGACTACATCGGTTGTAAACGGGATTAGCAAAAAGTTTACAAAAACGTTCGCCCCGTATTCTATAAACATTCTTCAAATTAACACTACTAAATAA
- a CDS encoding glycoside hydrolase: protein MRHYAFISFILTVLFVPYFVEAQKKAVNPVIYADVPDMSMIRVGDAYYMSSTTMHMSPGVPIMKSKDLINWKLISYAYDTLANIDALNLTNGKNTYGRGSWASSLRYHDGVFYVTTFAQPTGKTHVFSTKNIEKGPWKAVSFAPDLHDHSLFFDDDGKVFMITGGGKLRLVELNEDVSGIKPGGIDQTLIENASLPSGNNGGLGAEGSQLFKVNGKYYLFNITWPRGGMRTVVIHRADKITGPYEGRVALQDKGVAQGGLIDKPDGTWYAYLFRDFGAVGRVPYLVPVKWEDNWPVLGVNGKAPDTLDLPFGKSLIPGIVSSDEFTRKKGDLALPLVWQWNHNPDNSLWSVNARKGYLRLTTGRVDTNFLMARNSLTQRTIGPVCTGSVSLDISHMKDGDFAGLGLLQKNYGLVGVRKDGKHKMIVMVNASTGRPVQVQIVALNQEKVFFKAECVFTDQRDTAKFYYSLDGKQWISFGTPLKIAYTIPQFMGYRFALFNYAAKKPGGYTDFDYFHITDKISR, encoded by the coding sequence ATGAGACATTATGCCTTTATTAGTTTCATTTTAACAGTTCTGTTTGTTCCTTATTTTGTTGAGGCACAAAAGAAAGCGGTTAACCCGGTTATCTATGCGGATGTACCGGATATGAGCATGATTAGGGTCGGCGATGCCTACTATATGAGCAGCACCACTATGCACATGAGCCCGGGTGTACCCATAATGAAATCTAAAGATCTCATCAATTGGAAATTGATCAGTTACGCTTATGACACGCTTGCAAATATAGACGCCCTTAACTTAACCAATGGTAAAAATACTTATGGCCGTGGTTCCTGGGCAAGTAGTCTCCGGTATCATGACGGTGTTTTTTATGTCACTACATTTGCCCAACCCACCGGTAAAACCCACGTATTCTCTACAAAAAATATCGAAAAAGGACCCTGGAAAGCTGTTTCGTTTGCCCCGGATTTGCATGATCACTCCCTGTTTTTTGATGACGATGGGAAAGTATTCATGATAACCGGGGGCGGGAAATTAAGATTAGTCGAATTAAACGAAGATGTCTCGGGCATCAAACCGGGAGGCATTGACCAAACTCTTATTGAAAACGCCAGTTTGCCTTCCGGGAATAATGGAGGTTTGGGCGCCGAAGGCTCTCAATTGTTTAAGGTGAACGGCAAATACTACTTGTTCAACATCACCTGGCCGCGCGGTGGCATGCGCACAGTGGTCATACATCGTGCAGATAAAATTACTGGCCCATACGAAGGTAGGGTAGCCTTACAGGACAAGGGTGTAGCCCAAGGCGGCCTCATTGATAAGCCAGACGGAACATGGTATGCATACCTCTTCCGGGATTTTGGTGCAGTAGGGCGCGTACCATATTTAGTACCTGTAAAATGGGAAGATAACTGGCCGGTTTTAGGCGTTAATGGGAAAGCCCCAGATACGCTTGATTTGCCTTTCGGGAAAAGTTTAATACCCGGTATTGTGTCTTCTGATGAATTTACAAGAAAAAAAGGGGACCTCGCCTTACCACTCGTTTGGCAGTGGAACCATAATCCCGACAATAGCCTTTGGTCGGTTAACGCACGGAAAGGCTATCTGCGGCTTACGACAGGAAGGGTGGATACCAACTTTTTAATGGCCAGGAACTCCTTAACGCAACGAACCATAGGCCCGGTGTGTACAGGTTCGGTATCGCTTGATATTTCTCATATGAAAGACGGCGACTTTGCTGGCCTCGGTTTACTTCAAAAAAACTACGGCCTTGTGGGCGTTAGAAAAGACGGAAAACACAAAATGATTGTAATGGTCAACGCCAGTACGGGCCGCCCTGTACAGGTGCAAATTGTCGCGCTAAATCAAGAAAAAGTGTTCTTCAAAGCCGAGTGTGTTTTTACTGACCAAAGGGATACTGCAAAATTCTATTATAGCCTAGACGGGAAGCAATGGATCTCCTTTGGAACCCCATTGAAAATAGCATACACAATACCTCAATTTATGGGATATAGGTTTGCCCTATTCAATTATGCTGCAAAGAAACCAGGAGGATATACCGATTTTGACTATTTTCATATTACAGATAAAATTTCCAGGTAG
- a CDS encoding alpha-N-arabinofuranosidase → MNRSQNKSKLFLGLPIILCSLLACNSPGNKATNASNDSTKVKFLTKPLISNIYTADPSAHLFEGKIYIYPSHDIDAGIKENDNGDHFAMKDYHILSMDSVGGKVTDEGVGLDIKDIPWAGRQLWAPDAAYKDGTYYLYFPVKDRNDVFKIGVATSKSPRGPFKALPQPIAGSYSIDPAVFTDTDGSSYMYFGGIWGGQLQRWNTGKYESDGSKTDLQQDDRPAINCRVVKLKGNMTEFDGDVKDVVILDSIGKPLLGKDHKRRFFEGSWMHKYQGKYYFTYSTGDTHLLCYAIGDSPVGPFTYKGIFMKPVQGWTTHHSIIAVKGKWYIFYHDTEISGKTHLRNVKVTSLEHEADGSIKLIDPIIK, encoded by the coding sequence ATGAATCGATCACAAAATAAATCAAAACTGTTTCTTGGGTTACCAATAATTTTATGCTCGCTTTTAGCCTGCAATTCGCCGGGTAATAAAGCAACCAATGCCTCGAATGATAGTACCAAAGTTAAATTCCTTACCAAGCCATTGATCAGTAACATTTACACTGCTGACCCGTCTGCACACCTATTTGAGGGAAAGATTTACATTTATCCTTCGCATGATATTGATGCCGGGATAAAAGAAAATGACAACGGCGATCATTTTGCTATGAAGGATTACCATATCCTATCTATGGATAGCGTGGGTGGTAAGGTAACAGATGAAGGCGTAGGATTGGATATCAAAGATATACCGTGGGCAGGTCGGCAGCTTTGGGCACCGGATGCTGCCTACAAAGACGGCACATATTATCTGTATTTCCCGGTAAAAGATAGAAATGATGTGTTTAAGATTGGTGTAGCAACCTCCAAAAGCCCAAGAGGTCCATTTAAGGCATTGCCGCAACCAATAGCCGGTAGTTATAGTATAGATCCTGCGGTTTTTACCGATACCGACGGTAGCTCATATATGTACTTTGGCGGTATTTGGGGCGGACAACTGCAACGTTGGAACACTGGAAAATATGAAAGCGATGGGTCTAAAACTGATCTACAACAGGATGATAGGCCGGCAATAAATTGCAGGGTAGTTAAACTTAAGGGCAATATGACCGAGTTTGATGGGGATGTAAAAGATGTAGTAATATTGGATAGTATTGGTAAGCCTTTGTTAGGTAAAGATCACAAGCGGAGATTTTTTGAAGGATCATGGATGCATAAATACCAGGGCAAATATTATTTCACCTACTCTACAGGCGATACGCACTTGCTATGTTATGCAATTGGTGATAGCCCCGTTGGACCATTTACCTACAAAGGTATATTTATGAAACCCGTACAGGGATGGACCACACACCATTCCATCATAGCAGTTAAAGGTAAATGGTATATATTTTACCACGATACGGAAATTTCGGGCAAAACGCATTTAAGAAATGTAAAAGTCACCAGCCTTGAACATGAAGCGGATGGGTCGATCAAACTAATTGATCCAATTATAAAATAG
- a CDS encoding calpastatin has translation MSIDNLTRFLDAQQRDYGTALKEIKSGHKRSHWMWYIFPQIAGLGFSEMAKRYAIDDMAEAKAYLTHPVLGKRIKEISAALLGLDSHNATQVMGKPDDLKLRSSMTLFALVEGTDSVFDAVLKKFFDGQKDPATVQLIC, from the coding sequence ATGAGTATCGATAACCTGACACGTTTTTTAGACGCCCAGCAACGGGATTACGGTACTGCCTTAAAGGAGATTAAATCCGGACATAAACGCAGCCATTGGATGTGGTATATTTTTCCGCAGATCGCTGGGCTGGGATTTAGTGAAATGGCTAAAAGATATGCCATTGACGATATGGCGGAAGCTAAAGCATACCTGACGCACCCGGTGCTTGGCAAACGTATAAAGGAAATTTCTGCTGCGTTATTAGGTTTGGACAGCCATAATGCGACTCAGGTAATGGGCAAGCCCGATGACCTGAAGCTGCGCTCAAGCATGACGCTTTTTGCATTGGTCGAGGGAACGGATTCTGTTTTCGACGCAGTGTTAAAAAAGTTCTTTGACGGTCAAAAAGATCCGGCCACTGTCCAACTGATATGTTAA